The following coding sequences lie in one Populus nigra chromosome 15, ddPopNigr1.1, whole genome shotgun sequence genomic window:
- the LOC133674593 gene encoding carbon catabolite repressor protein 4 homolog 6 isoform X1, with protein sequence MKRSAPPVQFLAAAFAVDSASMYSRRPPQYRGSNNRNQWGRTFSNGPYTEDSNLGFLQGEANHNFTPRPSPPPPPRYYQNQQFRQPPPPQPSDQNRIFWYSPPFNQNHNRQFFNQNHRLQRPAKPLDYRNWEYAKTAPPRDSERFIVLSYNILADYLAINHRSKLYYHIPRHMLDWEWRKRSIIFELGLWSADIMCFQEVDRFGDLEEVLKVRGYSGIWKMRTGNAIDGCAIFWRTSRFRLVHEESIEFNKHGLRDNVAQICVLEQLIRQDNTADTSTLPTSSTISNKVLICNIHVLYNPKRGDIKLGQVRMLLDRAHAVSKTWNDAPVILCGDFNCTPKSPLYNFISEQKLDFSGIDRGKVSGQASAEICNSRPYNFGRNPNASPGPANYCRTQSSDNSVQAPLMVDSKQSDTLPNTQKQNNQHERLGDVASVKDYSQPKHTRTVLNALDVSVGSELCVEERELYKAVEQGSTIFHGEGKLPVDQMSDEMNKSIPPLTSHPEDAYSDKREQREGGNSTSLLNQVSSCEHSSHTNTENIREKSDDHEVSTSAHPSSQPIVDDEKTDLSPSYQVNISDASVSYVDDKLLEDVSLQDLNDLFPESRTIGEDQSTFLSALHGVEGSLSHDPNYSPKGLASDLNDSQLDSPDDKVLDDFPLGLDSEGAGVGKTADDPSLWTPMEIVTATGNVDCMFVEHPLKLKSTYTQVEDCYGTRDSNGEPLVTSYNRCFFGTVDYIWYSEGLQTVKVLAPMAKHAMQWTAGFPTKKWGSDHIALASEFAFTKDASNNNIEVQ encoded by the exons ATGAAGCGCTCTGCTCCTCCTGTCCAATTCCTCGCCGCCGCTTTCGCCGTTGATTCCGCCTCCATGTATTCTCGCCGCCCTCCG CAGTACCGTGGCAGTAATAACAGAAATCAGTGGGGAAGAACCTTTTCGAACGGTCCGTATACAGAAGACTCCAATTTAGGGTTCCTCCAAGGAGAAGCAAACCACAACTTCACTCCACGACCTTCGCCACCGCCTCCTCCGCGTTATtatcaaaatcaacaatttcgccaaccaccaccaccacaaccgTCCGATCAAAACCGGATATTCTGGTATTCTCCACCGTTCAATCAAAATCACAATCGACAGTTCTTCAACCAGAATCACAGGCTGCAGAGGCCTGCTAAGCCGTTGGATTATAGGAATTGGGAGTATGCCAAAACGGCGCCTCCTCGTGACTCTGAAAGATTTATAGTTCTTTCTTATAATATATTAGCTGATTATCTAGCAATCAATCACAGAAGCAAACTTTATTATCATATACCACGGCATATGTTAGATTGGGAATGGCGAAAGAGGAGTATAATTTTCGAGCTTGGTTTATGGTCTGCTGATATAATGTGTTTTCAG GAGGTTGATAGGTTTGGGGACTTGGAAGAGGTGTTGAAGGTCCGGGGATACAGTGGAATTTGGAAG ATGCGGACTGGCAATGCAATTGATGGTTGTGCAATCTTTTGGAGAACATCGAG GTTCAGATTGGTCCATGAAGAatcaattgagtttaataaacaTGGACTTCGGGATAATGTTGCTCAGATATGTGTGCTAGAG caGTTAATAAGACAAGACAACACTGCAGACACATCAACTCTACCTACAAG CTCAACCATTTCTAATAAAGTTCTCATATGTAACATTCATGTGCTTTACAATCCCAAAAGAGGAGATATTAAGCTCGGTCAG GTCAGGATGCTTCTAGATAGGGCTCATGCTGTTTCAAAAACCTGGAATGATGCCCCGGTTATTCTTTGTGGCGATTTTAATTGTACTCCAAAG AGCCCGTTGTACAACTTCATTTCAGAACAGAAG TTGGATTTCTCAGGAATTGATAGGGGTAAAGTATCAGGACAAGCTTCTGCTGAAATATGCAATTCTAGGCCATATAATTTTGGTCGTAATCCTAATGCTAGTCCTGG GCCTGCAAACTATTGCAGGACTCAGTCCTCTGATAATTCGGTTCAAGCTCCATTAATGGTAGATAGCAAGCAGAGTGATACACTCCCAAACACGCAGAAGCAGAATAACCAACATGAGAGGCTGGGAGATGTTGCTTCTGTTAAGGACTACTCTCAGCCCAAACATACAAGGACTGTGCTGAATGCTTTGGATGTGAGTGTAGGTAGTGAACTGTGTGTTGAAGAGAGAGAACTGTACAAAGCAGTCGAGCAAGGCTCAACAATATTTCATGGTGAGGGCAAGTTACCTGTTGATCAAATGAGTGATGAGATGAACAAATCAATTCCTCCACTGACCTCCCATCCTGAAGATGCCTATTCTGACAAGAGGGAACAACGAGAAGGAGGAAATTCTACTTCTCTTCTTAATCAAGTATCATCATGTGAGCATTCATCACATACAAATACAGAAAATATAAGGGAAAAGTCTGATGATCATGAAGTCTCTACTTCAGCACATCCTTCATCTCAGCCAATTGTTGATGACGAGAAAACTGACCTTTCACCCTCCTATCAAGTCAACATCTCAGATGCTTCGGTTAGTTATGTAGATGATAAGCTACTGGAGGATGTTTCTCTTCAGGATCTAAATGACTTGTTTCCAGAAAGTAGAACAATAGGGGAAGACCAAAGTACTTTTTTATCTGCGCTACATGGAGTGGAGGGCTCATTGTCACACGACCCTAATTATTCCCCAAAAGGACTTGCATCTGATCTAAATGACTCTCAGTTGGATTCACCTGATGACAAAGTTCTGGATGATTTTCCTCTGGGACTTGATTCTGAGGGTGCTGGTGTGGGGAAAACTGCAGACGATCCATCATTATGGACCCCCATGGAAATAGTGACTGCTACAGGCAATGTAGACTGCATGTTTGTGGAACATCCGCTAAAGCTCAAAAGCACATATACACAAGTTGAG GACTGTTATGGGACAAGAGACTCAAATGGAGAACCCTTGGTGACCAGCTACAACAGGTGTTTCTTCGGCACAGTTGATTATATATG GTATTCGGAAGGTCTCCAGACTGTCAAGGTGCTTGCTCCAATGGCAAAACATGCTATGCAATGGACAGCAGGATTCCCGACAAAG AAATGGGGTAGTGATCACATTGCATTGGCTTCTGAATTTGCATTTACAAAAGATGCGAGCAACAATAACATAGAAGTTCAATAG
- the LOC133674593 gene encoding carbon catabolite repressor protein 4 homolog 6 isoform X5 — MKRSAPPVQFLAAAFAVDSASMYSRRPPQYRGSNNRNQWGRTFSNGPYTEDSNLGFLQGEANHNFTPRPSPPPPPRYYQNQQFRQPPPPQPSDQNRIFWYSPPFNQNHNRQFFNQNHRLQRPAKPLDYRNWEYAKTAPPRDSERFIVLSYNILADYLAINHRSKLYYHIPRHMLDWEWRKRSIIFELGLWSADIMCFQEVDRFGDLEEVLKVRGYSGIWKMRTGNAIDGCAIFWRTSRFRLVHEESIEFNKHGLRDNVAQICVLEQLIRQDNTADTSTLPTSSTISNKVLICNIHVLYNPKRGDIKLGQSPLYNFISEQKLDFSGIDRGKVSGQASAEICNSRPYNFGRNPNASPGPANYCRTQSSDNSVQAPLMVDSKQSDTLPNTQKQNNQHERLGDVASVKDYSQPKHTRTVLNALDVSVGSELCVEERELYKAVEQGSTIFHGEGKLPVDQMSDEMNKSIPPLTSHPEDAYSDKREQREGGNSTSLLNQVSSCEHSSHTNTENIREKSDDHEVSTSAHPSSQPIVDDEKTDLSPSYQVNISDASVSYVDDKLLEDVSLQDLNDLFPESRTIGEDQSTFLSALHGVEGSLSHDPNYSPKGLASDLNDSQLDSPDDKVLDDFPLGLDSEGAGVGKTADDPSLWTPMEIVTATGNVDCMFVEHPLKLKSTYTQVEDCYGTRDSNGEPLVTSYNRCFFGTVDYIWYSEGLQTVKVLAPMAKHAMQWTAGFPTKKWGSDHIALASEFAFTKDASNNNIEVQ; from the exons ATGAAGCGCTCTGCTCCTCCTGTCCAATTCCTCGCCGCCGCTTTCGCCGTTGATTCCGCCTCCATGTATTCTCGCCGCCCTCCG CAGTACCGTGGCAGTAATAACAGAAATCAGTGGGGAAGAACCTTTTCGAACGGTCCGTATACAGAAGACTCCAATTTAGGGTTCCTCCAAGGAGAAGCAAACCACAACTTCACTCCACGACCTTCGCCACCGCCTCCTCCGCGTTATtatcaaaatcaacaatttcgccaaccaccaccaccacaaccgTCCGATCAAAACCGGATATTCTGGTATTCTCCACCGTTCAATCAAAATCACAATCGACAGTTCTTCAACCAGAATCACAGGCTGCAGAGGCCTGCTAAGCCGTTGGATTATAGGAATTGGGAGTATGCCAAAACGGCGCCTCCTCGTGACTCTGAAAGATTTATAGTTCTTTCTTATAATATATTAGCTGATTATCTAGCAATCAATCACAGAAGCAAACTTTATTATCATATACCACGGCATATGTTAGATTGGGAATGGCGAAAGAGGAGTATAATTTTCGAGCTTGGTTTATGGTCTGCTGATATAATGTGTTTTCAG GAGGTTGATAGGTTTGGGGACTTGGAAGAGGTGTTGAAGGTCCGGGGATACAGTGGAATTTGGAAG ATGCGGACTGGCAATGCAATTGATGGTTGTGCAATCTTTTGGAGAACATCGAG GTTCAGATTGGTCCATGAAGAatcaattgagtttaataaacaTGGACTTCGGGATAATGTTGCTCAGATATGTGTGCTAGAG caGTTAATAAGACAAGACAACACTGCAGACACATCAACTCTACCTACAAG CTCAACCATTTCTAATAAAGTTCTCATATGTAACATTCATGTGCTTTACAATCCCAAAAGAGGAGATATTAAGCTCGGTCAG AGCCCGTTGTACAACTTCATTTCAGAACAGAAG TTGGATTTCTCAGGAATTGATAGGGGTAAAGTATCAGGACAAGCTTCTGCTGAAATATGCAATTCTAGGCCATATAATTTTGGTCGTAATCCTAATGCTAGTCCTGG GCCTGCAAACTATTGCAGGACTCAGTCCTCTGATAATTCGGTTCAAGCTCCATTAATGGTAGATAGCAAGCAGAGTGATACACTCCCAAACACGCAGAAGCAGAATAACCAACATGAGAGGCTGGGAGATGTTGCTTCTGTTAAGGACTACTCTCAGCCCAAACATACAAGGACTGTGCTGAATGCTTTGGATGTGAGTGTAGGTAGTGAACTGTGTGTTGAAGAGAGAGAACTGTACAAAGCAGTCGAGCAAGGCTCAACAATATTTCATGGTGAGGGCAAGTTACCTGTTGATCAAATGAGTGATGAGATGAACAAATCAATTCCTCCACTGACCTCCCATCCTGAAGATGCCTATTCTGACAAGAGGGAACAACGAGAAGGAGGAAATTCTACTTCTCTTCTTAATCAAGTATCATCATGTGAGCATTCATCACATACAAATACAGAAAATATAAGGGAAAAGTCTGATGATCATGAAGTCTCTACTTCAGCACATCCTTCATCTCAGCCAATTGTTGATGACGAGAAAACTGACCTTTCACCCTCCTATCAAGTCAACATCTCAGATGCTTCGGTTAGTTATGTAGATGATAAGCTACTGGAGGATGTTTCTCTTCAGGATCTAAATGACTTGTTTCCAGAAAGTAGAACAATAGGGGAAGACCAAAGTACTTTTTTATCTGCGCTACATGGAGTGGAGGGCTCATTGTCACACGACCCTAATTATTCCCCAAAAGGACTTGCATCTGATCTAAATGACTCTCAGTTGGATTCACCTGATGACAAAGTTCTGGATGATTTTCCTCTGGGACTTGATTCTGAGGGTGCTGGTGTGGGGAAAACTGCAGACGATCCATCATTATGGACCCCCATGGAAATAGTGACTGCTACAGGCAATGTAGACTGCATGTTTGTGGAACATCCGCTAAAGCTCAAAAGCACATATACACAAGTTGAG GACTGTTATGGGACAAGAGACTCAAATGGAGAACCCTTGGTGACCAGCTACAACAGGTGTTTCTTCGGCACAGTTGATTATATATG GTATTCGGAAGGTCTCCAGACTGTCAAGGTGCTTGCTCCAATGGCAAAACATGCTATGCAATGGACAGCAGGATTCCCGACAAAG AAATGGGGTAGTGATCACATTGCATTGGCTTCTGAATTTGCATTTACAAAAGATGCGAGCAACAATAACATAGAAGTTCAATAG